Proteins encoded together in one Terriglobus saanensis SP1PR4 window:
- a CDS encoding capsule assembly Wzi family protein, producing the protein MNRCSKLLCSMTAATLVAASGIGLTQEPSAPKGALSDGTFYLPSPSQTLTSSTKNSGNTYLVRSSSAMKPLLGSQQSAPQAVASSSSWENSYNNGSDKIGSTNVPMDSWIYPALERLSSMGLVPFQSVAIRPWTRQECRRQVQQAKDILSGIRGSYYAVNDGIMNEAERLIPQLDQELSEPNESSQAVLESGYMRVGTIAGPALSDGFHIGQTWTNDFGRPLGRGTSTIAGYSFRAVHGRFFFYDRQELQQTPTIPATTAALSALYFSLDDFGTKESAPPYPITTASPSYVRQRPLELYAGVAFDGYSLSFGKQELFWGPTTMGPLSFSSNAEPTYNLRLVATRPHPFPFVPSLGSYRIDAVFGKLSGHHYPARPYFNGLKVDFNFGRLLEMSFTRWSILFGEGHPMTLGNLKHNLFSGTSTGTDFGYGDREDPGDRKSAFDFRLHVPGLRNYVTIYTDAYADDELSPLNAPRRVVWHPGIYFARLPLLPHMDLRVEAASSEEMSQDETGRRFFINNQYRDGNTNKGFLLGNAVGRDARSLEARSGYWFSAKTRVEIGYRQTKGGLLYLPGGSTISDGFMTASYAFTPQWSTQVFTQYERFLIPSYMPGAQHNTSGRLQITWNPKISLFSKH; encoded by the coding sequence ATGAATCGTTGCAGCAAGCTTCTCTGTTCGATGACAGCGGCCACCCTTGTGGCCGCTTCGGGAATCGGTCTCACGCAAGAGCCTTCCGCTCCCAAGGGAGCACTTAGCGACGGAACTTTCTATCTTCCCTCACCCTCTCAAACTCTCACTTCTTCTACCAAGAATTCAGGCAATACTTATCTGGTCCGCTCGTCGTCGGCCATGAAACCGCTTCTCGGATCTCAGCAGAGCGCCCCTCAGGCCGTCGCGAGTTCTTCTTCCTGGGAGAATAGCTACAACAATGGCAGCGACAAGATAGGTTCCACAAATGTTCCGATGGACAGCTGGATCTATCCCGCGCTGGAACGCCTTAGCTCGATGGGCCTTGTCCCATTTCAAAGTGTGGCGATCCGTCCCTGGACACGACAGGAGTGCCGCCGGCAGGTGCAGCAGGCCAAGGATATCCTCTCTGGCATTCGTGGCAGCTATTACGCCGTCAATGACGGCATCATGAACGAGGCCGAACGGCTTATCCCACAGCTGGATCAGGAGCTTTCCGAGCCGAACGAATCCTCGCAGGCCGTGTTGGAGTCCGGCTACATGCGTGTCGGCACAATCGCGGGTCCGGCGTTGTCCGATGGTTTTCACATCGGGCAGACATGGACCAACGACTTCGGTCGCCCTCTGGGCCGTGGCACAAGTACGATCGCCGGATACTCGTTCCGTGCCGTACATGGCCGCTTCTTTTTCTATGACCGCCAGGAGCTGCAACAAACCCCTACCATCCCGGCGACCACCGCGGCGCTCTCTGCACTGTATTTCAGTCTCGACGACTTCGGCACCAAGGAGAGCGCGCCTCCCTACCCCATCACAACTGCCAGTCCCTCTTATGTGCGGCAGCGCCCCCTTGAACTCTATGCTGGCGTCGCGTTCGATGGATACTCTCTCTCCTTCGGCAAACAGGAACTCTTCTGGGGCCCGACCACGATGGGCCCTCTGTCATTTTCGAGTAATGCGGAGCCCACCTATAACCTGCGTCTTGTTGCGACAAGACCCCACCCATTTCCCTTTGTCCCTTCATTGGGCAGCTATCGCATCGACGCCGTCTTCGGTAAGCTCTCGGGACACCACTATCCGGCAAGACCTTATTTCAATGGATTGAAAGTCGACTTCAACTTCGGCCGTCTTCTGGAGATGAGTTTCACCCGCTGGTCCATTCTCTTTGGGGAAGGCCATCCTATGACACTGGGGAATCTGAAGCACAATCTCTTCAGCGGCACATCCACTGGAACCGACTTTGGCTATGGAGATCGAGAAGATCCAGGAGATCGTAAGAGCGCCTTCGACTTTCGCCTCCACGTTCCCGGCCTGCGCAACTATGTCACCATCTATACGGATGCCTATGCTGACGATGAGTTGAGTCCGCTCAACGCTCCTCGCCGCGTCGTCTGGCATCCAGGAATTTATTTCGCAAGACTACCGTTGCTACCCCATATGGATCTCCGTGTTGAGGCTGCAAGCTCAGAAGAGATGAGTCAGGATGAGACCGGACGAAGATTCTTTATCAATAACCAATACCGGGATGGAAACACCAATAAGGGCTTTCTTCTGGGGAATGCTGTGGGACGTGACGCTCGCTCGCTGGAAGCCCGTTCTGGCTACTGGTTTTCCGCGAAGACTCGTGTCGAGATTGGCTATCGGCAGACCAAGGGCGGCCTGCTGTATCTGCCCGGTGGCAGCACCATCTCCGATGGCTTCATGACCGCTTCCTATGCGTTCACTCCGCAATGGTCCACGCAGGTTTTTACACAGTATGAGCGCTTCCTGATTCCGTCTTATATGCCAGGCGCGCAACACAACACCAGTGGCCGCTTGCAGATTACGTGGAACCCTAAGATCTCTCTTTTCTCGAAACACTAG
- a CDS encoding SLBB domain-containing protein, whose product MLAPSRTTQAKVPLCDFVRRLALLTPFFLLGVSPLISAQSTSSCDPTSSDCRDSSNSGSGQNGSTAYPTQGAGDVNGSNSTREQKADQGTQLYVDSASTNNRRQTDTNRTNVFFPPDPLVDMQRLAKAATGETLPVFGRDLFQRAPSTFAPADQIPALADYLLGPGDEVLLRLWGPESFNGQLTVDSTGSIYVPQVGAIHVAGLRVDQLQEHISADIRHTFRNFNLSVNLGHLRSIQIYVVGEARRPGAYTVSALSTVLNVLFVSGGPNVQGSLRRIQVRREGKVVSELDLYDLILRGDKSQDIRLQANDTIFIPAAGPQAALAGSVRHPAVYELRGDTTVGGLLELAGGFTPTGSTTQISLERIEENRSRAAMTVNLDEAGKATVLHDGDVLFANHISAAYQQSVTIRGNLANPGRFPWHAGMHLSDIIPDRMSLLTRNYWEQRNRLGVPVPLFEPLRPMRPRQQTSRTQNGQTQNGQTQNGQTNNTTNDSTTGIISNRAGISSLGPDPDTLDSSQDSSVDQNYNGSSSNGNNQVSNSNQRNQNSQDSQEQGDREGLMRPPETSLSSGSLAEEQQAATSHNIANIGQRNTIKIPAPEIDWSYAVIERLDPITLKNSLVPFNPEKLLQNHDPSQNLELQPGDIVTILSQADVHVPQDEQTKFVRLEGEFKGSGVYSVSPDETLADLVQRAGGLSTKAYLYGASFTRESARIAQQQRLDEYVTSVSISMQRSAAIRAASSNNAVVDPNALVEQRDIIAQLRKLRATGRIVLEFRPESTGGASIPRIPLEDGDVFRVPSRPLTVNVIGAVYGQNVFLFDSRRRVEDYVLLAGKENPIADRSHAFIIRADGSVYSRQRAKGVWKNSFDAAQINPGDSIVIPEKPIKPAFIRQFVDYSQLFSSFALGAAALSVIKQ is encoded by the coding sequence CGAGCTGCGACCCAACCTCGTCCGACTGCCGCGATAGCTCCAATTCCGGCTCCGGCCAAAATGGGAGTACCGCCTATCCTACCCAAGGCGCCGGTGACGTAAACGGGTCGAACTCGACGAGAGAACAGAAGGCCGATCAGGGTACACAGCTCTATGTGGATTCGGCTTCTACGAATAATCGTCGGCAGACAGATACAAATCGGACGAACGTCTTTTTCCCCCCCGATCCGCTTGTGGACATGCAGAGGCTAGCCAAAGCCGCTACCGGCGAAACACTTCCAGTATTTGGACGGGATCTCTTTCAGAGAGCACCCTCCACGTTTGCACCGGCGGACCAGATCCCCGCACTCGCTGATTACCTTCTTGGTCCCGGCGACGAAGTTCTTCTGCGTCTTTGGGGACCTGAATCCTTCAATGGGCAGCTTACGGTCGACAGCACAGGATCGATCTACGTGCCCCAGGTCGGCGCCATTCATGTTGCGGGTCTTCGTGTAGACCAGCTCCAGGAACATATCAGCGCGGACATCCGCCATACCTTCAGAAACTTCAATCTCTCCGTCAATTTGGGGCATCTTCGTTCCATCCAAATTTATGTTGTGGGCGAGGCACGACGTCCGGGTGCCTATACAGTCAGCGCGCTCAGCACAGTACTGAACGTGCTCTTCGTCTCAGGCGGCCCAAATGTCCAAGGCTCCCTGCGACGTATCCAGGTACGACGAGAAGGTAAGGTCGTCTCCGAGCTTGATCTCTACGACCTGATCCTACGCGGCGACAAGTCGCAGGACATTCGTTTACAAGCCAACGACACCATCTTTATCCCGGCGGCGGGTCCTCAAGCGGCGTTAGCAGGCAGCGTCCGCCATCCGGCGGTATATGAACTACGCGGCGACACCACCGTAGGGGGTTTGCTGGAACTCGCTGGTGGCTTTACTCCCACGGGCTCCACGACGCAAATTTCCCTGGAACGCATCGAAGAGAACCGCTCACGCGCCGCCATGACGGTCAACCTGGACGAAGCGGGTAAGGCAACGGTCCTGCACGATGGCGACGTTCTCTTCGCCAACCACATCAGCGCCGCCTATCAACAGTCCGTGACCATTCGTGGAAATCTCGCGAATCCGGGTCGCTTTCCTTGGCACGCGGGCATGCACCTGAGCGATATTATCCCCGACCGCATGTCCCTGCTGACACGCAATTACTGGGAACAGCGCAATCGCCTGGGCGTACCGGTCCCTCTTTTTGAGCCTCTGCGTCCCATGCGACCAAGACAACAGACCTCTAGGACACAAAACGGTCAGACGCAGAACGGCCAGACCCAAAATGGGCAAACCAATAACACCACGAACGATTCCACGACTGGCATTATCTCCAATCGGGCAGGAATCTCCTCTCTTGGACCCGATCCCGATACGCTCGATTCGTCTCAGGATTCCAGCGTCGACCAGAATTACAACGGCAGCAGCTCCAACGGAAATAATCAGGTATCGAACTCAAATCAGCGAAACCAAAATAGCCAGGACTCTCAGGAACAGGGAGACCGCGAGGGCCTGATGCGGCCTCCTGAGACTTCGCTCAGCAGCGGTTCGCTTGCCGAAGAGCAGCAGGCAGCCACCAGCCACAATATTGCAAACATCGGCCAACGGAACACCATCAAGATTCCGGCCCCGGAGATCGACTGGTCCTACGCCGTAATCGAGCGCCTCGATCCGATTACGTTGAAGAACTCGCTCGTCCCTTTCAACCCGGAAAAGCTCCTGCAAAATCACGACCCTTCCCAGAATCTTGAGCTTCAGCCGGGAGATATTGTGACAATCCTGTCGCAGGCGGATGTTCACGTGCCTCAAGATGAACAAACCAAGTTTGTTCGCCTGGAGGGCGAGTTCAAGGGATCGGGTGTCTACAGCGTCAGCCCGGACGAAACTCTGGCCGATCTGGTGCAACGCGCTGGTGGACTCTCGACCAAGGCCTACCTCTACGGTGCAAGCTTCACCCGCGAGTCCGCCCGGATCGCCCAGCAGCAGCGTCTGGATGAGTACGTAACATCTGTTTCGATCAGCATGCAGCGATCCGCTGCCATCCGAGCAGCCTCGTCGAACAACGCTGTGGTCGATCCCAACGCTCTCGTGGAACAGAGAGACATCATCGCTCAACTGCGCAAACTCCGCGCAACCGGACGTATTGTGCTGGAGTTCCGCCCCGAGAGTACCGGAGGCGCAAGCATTCCCCGCATTCCACTCGAAGATGGCGACGTCTTCCGCGTACCTTCACGTCCTCTCACGGTCAATGTGATTGGCGCTGTCTACGGACAGAACGTCTTTCTCTTCGATTCACGGCGCAGAGTTGAGGACTATGTTCTGCTCGCGGGTAAAGAGAATCCCATCGCTGACCGGAGCCATGCCTTTATCATTCGCGCGGATGGTTCGGTCTACAGCCGCCAGCGCGCCAAGGGTGTCTGGAAGAATAGCTTCGACGCAGCACAGATCAATCCTGGCGACTCCATCGTTATTCCTGAGAAGCCCATTAAGCCTGCATTTATAAGACAGTTCGTCGACTATTCTCAGTTGTTCTCGTCGTTCGCACTCGGAGCCGCAGCACTGAGTGTTATCAAGCAGTAG